GGCACTGGTGCGGCCTCTTGCCTACGGGGACACAAAACACAGAGCGGGGACGTGAGTGGTCTGCATCGCTTGTCCAAGAAATCACACACAAGTCAGAGGAAAGCAAAAACGTTGAGGCAAAAGTGGATGGCATGGAGTTAAAAATGACATCACGGAGGGCTAATTCCAACTCTCTGACATACGACTTAGGGTGATTTGTTTATTCAGATTGGGAGCGCGAGGAGAAAGTGCGCTCGCATTCACGGGCCTACATTATGGAAATTCCCTCCCGCggttaaagcatggagaaatTCGACCACAACTACTTATTTTAGGCCCTGCGTGCCACACTGAtgaatgcaatataaataaactactGCAACGCAAACAAACAGGAGGCGCGACAAAGGGGTAAACAAATCTGAGATGTGCTGGGGGGAGGGGCGATGGGCTACCCTGCTTATCTCCTAACACAATTCCAGTTCATGGTGACGCCTTGCCTGCTTTAGGTTTTGGAACTGAGGCACCTCTGGCTACAAGGTGACGGGACGATTTGCATGCCAAGGCAGAAATGAGAAACCCAAGCCGGCCACAGGGCAGGGTGACATAGTTGTATGACACAGGGCCATAAACTGTCTGGCTAAATAAATGTCCTCTGGCTTATAATGTGGCCGCACGGCTGCTGCTACTCTCAGAGTTTCATCCAAAAACACTTTGCTACGGGTTCTTGAAGTTACCTGCAAGCTACTCCAAATAACTTCTCTAATTTTGGCTCTTCTCTGTCATTGACTGCTGCGCAGCACGTGTGGAAACATGGCCGCCTGCCGCGCACACATCACATGACCCCCCTCTGATACTGCAACAGGCTTTCAGAGTGCACTTCTGTCCAACATCTGGCCATCCTTTCTGCACTTCTGAGCCTCCTAATATtgctaaaaacaacatgaaagcGTGGCGTTGGGGGCGAGATGCGGGGCGCTGTGCAGATAACGCTcccgcttttttttttttaagagttCCGCGCCCTCCCTCCCTTTTATGTCCGAGCTGATAACATGAAGGCTGCATAAAGCGCCGACTACAGATAGcggataaaataaatgatgcaacCCAGTGAAAGAGGATCTCTGTATAATAACTATAATGAAAGACTTGTTATCAACGCTCTGAAGCTTCTGAGCACTACTCCACTGATGGGATCTATCGGCAATAATGGGTCCGATATAGGAATTAAGGCCTGGCTTCTTTATATATCTAGGTGTGGGTCTTTTAAGATATCAAAATGGTTAATACAGCAGGATATGATTGGAAAATAAAGAGGACAATGTCTTGAGATGATAGCTACCTGCATTAATTATTACACTTTTTTCAAATTCCTctttaaaacacagaacacacaaagcttcaaacacacatctgaaatTGACACATTCATTGGCAACCCTGTCGACGAAGAAGCATGTTAGGTGTTGGTTTACATATACAACTGAAGGGTCaaacagaggaaggaaagaaggagaaaagggggggtaacataaaataaatattgtcatAGTGAGAGGgtttggaaaacacaaacatttgaaacataaaaaaagcaatgggGTTTAAAATAAGGGTCTAGAACAGTATATACCTGTGTGTTCATATTTGTGTCTTAGAAGGGAACTGCTCTTCTGGAATGTTTTGTCGCACAAGTCACACGCGTACATACCACTTTCGGTCTTCTTAATCTTCTTCCGCGACAGACAGGAGTCGGGGTCTGTCATGTCGTCCAGCCCTGACATGTAATCTGCAGTACCGTCGAGCAGGTCCCCCttaaagaggagaagaaacaaaaaaagacaaagggcAAAGAATGAATTTTGTGTGGAGTAAAGGGTTGAAGTCTATCTAGGAAGTGAGGTGGTGATTGTGTTGAaaataatttacagaaaaagGTAGAAGGATGTAGTTATTGTTTCAGGGTTGTGGCTCTCACAGCTCTCCGTCGacttcagattttatttatttaaacatgtttatgtatttctaACATATTTGTAGCTGAACTGAACAAGAATACATCCATGTTTATCTTCTAATTGCTCGACATGTATGTTTGAACACCAAAAACATACTATATTAAAAAGGACTTTAGGTATAAATGCCACAACAATGCAGTTACAGGATGTGTTAAATAAAAGCTTCCTAATGTCAGTGAAAGAGGCAGTCTGTCACTAGATAAAGCAGCAAAGTGATCCAAACATGCTCTCATGCATCTTTAATTAGCAGCACATACCCGCGTTGATTTCTTATAAAACTTTCAGTGGCCGAGTAATACCAGCCATCCATAACTGACACGCTCACCATTATGAAACAGCCATAATGGTGTATTCAGTGTGGTCTCATTTTGTGCCACGGTGTTAATTCTGCAGATTCCTTTAAAATTCGCTTTTATGATGAAGATTAGTCTTAAATGTGAATTGATGGCGAACAATATTACAACATTAGAGGAGGCTTGTTGAAATTGCCGGCCCGTATAATGATTGGAATCAGAAGGCGCACCTTAATGGCCAGTATAAAGCTTCCTCAGTGATAATGTGAGGACAGCGCTGTGTTTTTAGAAGGGACCACTATCACTCTGCAATCAATTTGAACTAAACGCCTGTAgctgtatttttaaaatctaatttaatAACTTAGAATAGGAAACattattaatacttttttttctttcatcaaaATGGTTCCCTCTATGTTAAACAGCCCTCAGCATTCAGTGGTAATGAACATGGAGACGGTGCATTATTAATCCACATGTAGGAGCTCATTTTGGCTGAGGCTCTCTTTAAAATGCAGCAAAGTTGCGACGGGAAATTTCAGAGAAGTGCACGGCTCCGGGGCTCACCTTTGTCATTTTTACAAAGGCCTTTCACCCATATTTAATAACTAAATATCTGAGTTCAGGCCAGCGCTGCGAGAGGACTGGAGCATTAATGTATTCCACTCAGCGGAGGGGGGAATTTAACACGGAGAGCCGTAATAATTAGAAACatctttcctgtttttaatttgaaccTGATGCTGTGAGATACTTTGTgcaaatgggatttttttttatgcttAACTTGGACCTTTTTAGgatatttattaaaacacagacatcttaaataaaaaaggattttggATGATTACTGCATTATTACAAAAAGAATTACCAATCAGGAAGTTCCGTTACACATCTGACAACACACACGTTTGATAAATATGTcctaaatgtatacaaataGGACCACTAATATTTTGTATGTTAATTAGTCAGTAGATAGAGTTTAGTTATACATcagaaagtaaatcaaataacaAAAGCTGGAACCAACAAAAGCTATCTAAGCTGTGTAATTTCACTGATTGGCCTCTATATCTCTCCTGCTTGTAAACATGGAAACCTTTTAAATGCCCCATTTCCTCCATGACACCACTAACTgcatttcacttattttttccCACCTCGGGGTCGTGTCACAGCTGTTTAATCTACCTCAGGTGAgcgtttctctctctttttaattAGTGCAGAAATGAGTTCAGATCATTTTCGGGAAGCTGAGTGAGCCTGGGGGCTTTTCACAAAACCACAGGTGGCTTATTTACCTGGAAACCTGGTTTCCGCTGGTACTTTCTCCTCTGCTGCATCTCGGCAAAGGTAGCTGCCCCTGCTGCATAAGTGTAGGCCATGTGTGGTAGGAAGCCCATTTGATCCATGCCCGGGTAGTGCCTCAGACCCGGTATGCTGGCCTGCATGGGGGGCATGAATGTGGCAGGTGGGAAAGCGCTCTGAGGTGGAAGTGACGTGTACAGGGGTTTGCCAGCGAACGGGTTAATGCCGAAGATGGGGCTAGTGCTTTTTTCAAGGTGCCCGTTGTTGGTAGTGCCAAATTCCTTCTTGAGATAGGCCAAGTTCAAAGGCTCTTCGAAGTGCTCTCGTGGAGAAGGGATGCTGTTATGCTCCATGTTGATGCTGTTGACTTTAGCTCTGCTTCTGACAGTCAGTGCGTGCTTGGGCTCCTTCATGAGTCTGGGCACGGACAGGTCCAGCGGCTCGGCCTGCAGGTCCTCCGAAGTCAAGCTGTTGGGAGTGTAAGAGCTGCTGTGGGAGTTTTTGGAAGATGTGGAGGACAGGTTGAGCGGGGAGGGGGTGTTGCTGCGGGAGTGGTCCAACTTCTCACCAGCGGTTTTGGCGCCGCCGCTGAACTGGTGGTTTTTCAAATGTCTCAGCTGGTTGTCACAGTTGTTCACGTTGTTTTGGAGCTCGGCGATGGAGGGGGAGGTGATGCGGTCGGCAGGTTTCATTAGAGACACAGGTGACCTAGCTGCCATAGAGTCTTTTGGTGGAGTGTTGTGGTTATAGGATCCAACCATGTCCATGTTGTGCCTGTGCTCTAGTGGGGGGGTTCTGGTAGTGCCGTACTGGTACATCTTCCGCTGCTCGAACCACTCCTTGACGAATTCCTGAGGAAGGCCGACCGCTATGGAGATCTTGAGCAGCTCCTCTGCATTTGGTTCCATGTTCATGGCGAAGTAAGCCTTCAGCACAGACATGTGGTCCCTGTAGGGGTTAAGTTGCACAGGCAGTCCCTTCTCAGACATCATGGAGGAGGATAAGTGGCTGTTCTTCTCCATGAACATCACTGGCTTGTTGGCCATCAGATTCTCGCTGGGCTGCAGCACGGCTTTGATCTCCTCGTTCATTTTGCACATGTAGCGCTCGTGCTGATGCAGAGGGATTGGCCCGTTGAAGGACTCTTTGCAGTATTGGCAAGCGTAGGGGGTAAACATGATATTCTCCTGCACCTTCTCTTCCACACCGCCATCGAACATGTGGTTGGATTTCTCCCGCTTGATGTCGCTGATCTGTCTCTTCGAGTCCGTGGTCAAGCTCTGGAGGCAGGCTTTGGCTTCGTTCACCTTCTCTAACGTGTAGTCGATGATGCTTTTGGTGGCGCCGTTGTGATTGACGAGTGGAAGACTGGCCTGAGCCCCCGAGGAGGTCAGTGCCTGCTTCTGCTCCTCCACCTGGGACCCCAGCTCCTTCATGTAGGCCTTGAGCCTGGAGAGCTCCTCGGGCTTGCAGTCCATCTTCTGCCTGCACACAGTGTTGTCCACGATCTGGAGCACCTTCTGCACCTCGCTCAGATTGTTACCCAGACTCCCCGGGTAGCACAGCAGCTGTGACTCAAGCCCAGCCATCCCCAGGTGATGCAGGGGGCTCTGTGCCGTAGAGTTGTGGTGGACCCCCAGTGGGCTGTTCCCTCCCATGCATCCGTTCATGAACTGCATAGGAGCACCGAATCCGTGCGACGCCATCATCATCTTGTAGTCGTTGAAGTCGAGCGGCTCCGTCTTGATGCTCAGGTGGTTGTTGTGCTCGGAGAGGCCGAGCGGCTTCCCGTTCTCCAGCTTCTGTCGCAGCTGGGTGATGGCGCTGTTGgttggggaggaggaggaggaggtgggggaggagcCTGTCTTCATGTTGCCACGCATCCTGCCGTTGACGGCGATCAGGCCGATGCACTTCTTACTGCTGATGTGGGAACTGTAGGAGCCGGAGTGGGAGAAGCGCTTCTTGCAGTTGGGGCACTCGTACGGTTTTTCacctgaaaaaaatatatagaaagctgatatgaaaatgtgtgtgaaattaGTAGCTTTGTCTTTGGTGACTTTGCACGTTAATAAACATCGAGATGTCGGGCTGGGTTAAGCTCAACATCCCATTTTATgatttcaataaagaaaaatgtagagCACATTCAGggaattaaaatgttgttttaaaaaatgaaataaaaaagataagaaaacatTGAATGCATTAAAGTTACAGTACACTAATTATTTGCCCAGAATGAGGAAATCAGAGTTTTTGGGGAGTTTTTACAACAGCAGAGTGCAGGGAGGGTCCAGAATAAACCAACAAGAGTTCCTTGGTGTTCTGTCACCACGGTTCTGATTACTGATAGAGCAGCGTCGCTCACCGCTGTGGATGCGGAGGTGCTCCTTCAGGTGGTGCTTGTATTTAAAGGCCTTCCCGCACTCGGTGCATTTGAACTTGCGGTTCCCGGCCGCTTGGTTGAGCAGTTGGTGCTGTGAGagaagggagacagagagattaaaacaaatgcacaaacaTCGCAGGGGGTGAGAGTTCAGTAAATAATCACAATCGGTCGGCATGACAACAAGCAACAAGCCAACCGGAGCCTGTTGCCAGCGGAGCGTCTTGGCTTTCTACTCCCACCTCCGACTACAGGCAGCGGCGGTGATAACAGAGAGAATCACATACCTTTTAATTTCCTGGCTCCTCAGCCAAAGGAGGCATGCCTTTAGAAATTGGCAGGCcagaaaatagaataaatgaaAAGTCTTTTTAGAGCGTTTCCCCTTCATTAGAAGAGCCGATCCGATCTGCTTTTCATTAATTTGTGACTAATCAGTCTGAAAGGTATTCAGAATCCTCTCTGCATACCTGTATCCACACTTTGTTCTCCTTCACAACACTTTGTAATGTCTTATTGAGGTTTTTTTCAAGACCTTGAATGTCTCTTTAATAATCTTAGGATACCGAACAGAGCGCATAGGACCGGCCTTGATTCTCTGTTCAAAGGTAAACATCAGTGGCAATCTATCAAATTTGCAATTCAAACAAGGTCTGATCTTTgaaaagaagaacagaaaatctaaatataaTACGGAGCGACACAAGAACGCTGGGTGTAAACCTGGCTCGTCACTCGCCAAACAATTAATTCCAAGAGGACGTTAAACggttagtaaataaataaaaaagacacatatTCTCTGAAGTCGCTGGGGGGAGAAACACAGCGACTCCCTCCTCCCAGTTCAGCCTTGACAAATGCACGGGGTGTGTGCTGACTCTCCCCACATTCCTGGGGAGACAGATGGTGGCGCGCAGGACACTGGGAGGACTGGGAGGAATTGTTCAAACAGCCCCAACCTTCAAAGATCAAGCAGGGAGAGTCGGGGGCCCCGCCAAGCGCCGGAGAGGGACCCCACCGCTCGTATGTTGCCGAGTTGcataaacaaacagcaacagctGCTTCGATGCCTGCCGCCCCCACCTcaacctccaccaccaccatcctCTCACTTCCCCCCTGAGAACCCCTGCCCGGTAAAGTTTAGTCCCGCCACCACTGCTAATAAGATACAATCGCTCTGTAAGGCTTAATTGTGAATGGCACCGGCAAAATGCTCCGTGTCTCTCCACGGCAGGCTGTGAACGCCACCTCTGCTGTTTGTGGGCGGGGACCCGACTGGATGTTTGCATATGTATAACCTCTAATTAGTCATATTTCAGCTAATTGctcaagaggaggaggagtattAAGGCTTGTAAACATACGAGGGAGAACAGCGGAGCACATGTTTACCTATCACTACATTATTCCTTATGTTAATCTGATCGCTCCTCCTGAGTTAGCTCCTAATTGCCCAACGTACATTTTCACATGAATACACGTGTCTCTTAAACCAAGAGGAGGTGAAATATTCAGGTTTTGGTCTATCttgaattaaagaaaaagtggTGCTTATCTATAATTACCAAgattcaaaaagaaaagtccacacaaaacaaatccaaGCAGTAAGACATCACCTCAAACCCATCCCGAGGATTACCACCTAAACAACTCGGCTAATTTACAAATCAAGATAAGAGTCTTTGTGGCTCTTGAATAGCAGTCTTGGCCACGGCCTCCTCTCTGGaggggagcagcagcagcattgtaaTACGAGGATTGAGAGAGCGGCCGGCCCATCTGCTCACGTTTACACCCAGCTGGTAGATCAGGTGAAAGTGCTGGCTGCTGACATCTGATCAAATCAGCCACAGTCTGAGCCTGTCATTCTCGCTTCACAGAGCACACACAACGCCGCGACCTGCGAGGGATTCAGCATATCATCTGAGAGAGGCTCAATGGCGGCTCTGCTGTTCATTACAAGGCTTTTGTAGTGGGGGGAGTTCATGAGAGGTAGACGACAAACACCGCTCGCCTGGAGACGTTTTATTAattcttattttgaaaccttTTATTCGTTACAAAATGCAATATGTACTGCCCTACTTTTACTTTCTAGCTTTAGTTATCTACTTTGCATATTTagattatttacacaaaatatatcaACTTATAGTAATTCAAAGAAAGACCTTAGTCTATTTTAACACTGATTTGGTGAACATTTTAAGGCCTTATCAGATATAATAAAATGGTACAGTCTAATAGTATATATAccatattatactatatatattctTGAGGtgattttggttttaaatgcaTGACTTTAATTGtaacagatctgagtacttcttggctatatttcagtgtgtttctAAAAAAGTAGATCCATTACATTTAGGAGATTAACTTGACGTCTTATTTTTATcgcatttttaaaacaaattcctcACTTAAAAACATCCTCCAAAGCACAAGTACAGACTCCATCTACTTTGAAATTTACTGCTCAATTTTAGTTCGCTGAGAAGTTATAATTATCCACAAATGTGCGAAAACTCTGTAAGcgtgcaatttttttttttgccacaatCTATCTCGCCCCACATCCTCAACTCTCGGCTGACAGCGAGTTAAACAGCCGTGACTGCTGGATGTGTTTTCACCTCACAGGACTTTAAGGTGATTCATGCTAACTGCCAGCAGATTCACATTATATTTCAGACATATAGGATATAAATCGCTCGAGAAAATTCAAGTATACACAGATGTTTATGCAGTGCATGAAATTAGAAGTGGGTGGAGGGTCGGGGTTTGATGGAGTACTCCGACTGCGGGCTGCACCAGAAGAACATTAAAGGCCAGGAGTGAAGTGAAGTTAAGGAGCTGATAAAAATTCTCCAAATTGGAAATTCGCACAATCATTCGATCGTGAACACGAGACTGGAAAATTATATCAGGGAGGGCCATCAAAAAACCATTTAGAGCCTCAATTAAAGTTATTACCATTAAAGGATCTGCATCTTCAAAATGCCATGAAAAATTAATAATGATTGCCAATCAGAAAAATGATCTCTCTTCTCGAGGAATCAGAGCACGTTAgcggaggtggaggaagtaGCAATACTCCGTTACAAGAAGAAGCCCTGCATTTagaattgtacttgagtaaaagtattacCATTAAGTGCCAAAGGAAATGgcagatattttaaaatgatgttattaaaaatattaGTGCATAATCAGCTCATCACTTCACTGCTGAGGGTTGGGTTTATTTGAATTCCCTTATAAACTACTGGGTAAACTACTataatgtgtgtctgtttatgtttCTGATTACACGGGAAAATCTGAAaagctgactttaattaaacgtatgccaacagatttcacacaatgaggtttaaataaaaagtaatatttaaattcaacttAATATAAATCCTTTCAATTAACCTCACACAGGGAAATGAGTTGACAAGTCAGTGTTTCATTTCAGTGTAATAACCTCAATCTGCACAGTAACTAGTGTATATATgtgaaataaatgcagtggagtacaacagacaatatttacatataCCATGTAGTAGAGGTAAAGTACCATAACAGGAAAATACAAGTACCTacagcgagaggaggaggagggaaaataCAAAGTGACTTAAAAATGAAGAGCCCCTAACCTGATCCCGTGCAGGCTTGTGTGTGGCCATGTGCCGCTCGAGCTGGGTGCGGTAAGCGAAGGTGTAGTTGCACAGGGGGCAGGCGAAGTTCTCCTCGTTCTTCTCATGGCGGTACTTGATGTGCTCCTTCAGCGATGTCAAGCGCTTGTAGCCCCGGTCGCAGTAGGGGCAGGTCAACAGTTGGGCGAAGGCATCTGGCGTTCCAGGTGGCAGGTCTGCACGGGAGACAGCGGGAGGATAGGGGGGGgagtgaggaggaggtggaggaaggggaaggGAAAGCGGGCCAAAAGGTCAGCGAATCAATGGCAGCTAACGGGCGGGCTGCCCAGAGAGGAATGGGAGTTATCTGTGCAATCTGCTCCACATGAGAGCAGCAGTGTCAGGCTGGCATCCGCTGCACTACGACCTCCTGCCGActcctcacactcacacacacacacttctacttTCCTCGACATAGTTACAAACACATGATACTGtaagtacacacacagataattcCCCATCCCTTCCTAACAGCCCTCACTTTTTTAATGCCATACCCACTGACACTTATCATGTCTGCAGCATGACTCATGAACCCACTCCAGATCCCACTTTTCTCCACACCCCCACACCCCGGGGATCTTCTGAGGTGCGCTATCTGATTTCAAGCCCCTGCCCAGCTGTTGCTTGAGACTGTAGGTAAACACCGAGGCATCCGGTGAATCTGTGGGACCAACAGCTGCCCGGTTGTGTCAGCGTGAAGAGCTCGCCCACActatctttctcttttcttttttttttaacctctgcTGGTACAAGGGGGGGGTTAGCTGAGCAAGCACGTTCCTTTACTGCAGCAGTCAAGCTACAACAGGAGGCCATATTTGATACAAACCCAGAGTCTTTAGAGGAATAACACAATTGTAATCTTGTTCGTTAGCATTTTCTAATTGCTTTTAAGCACGAGGCTAATGGTAGCTTATGGTGGCTAatatttagaaacacatttctgtgtaAGTACACCTCATCTGAACGATctgctcttttctttccctgacTTGTCTTTGGACCTGCCGTGCCCTGGTACGTACCGTTCTCCTCTGGACCGGTGGCCTCTGGCGTGCCCAGGCGGGACAGCTCCTCAGGGGCTTCTGGGTAGATGATGGCGGTGTCGCCCCTCTGCAGGTACTCGGCGATGCTCACCACGTGACTGTCGCCGTCGTCCAGCTTCCGCTTGGCGAAGAAGTCCTCGAACTCTGAAGTGCAATCGACGCTCTTGACtgaaggggaggaagggagaaagaagaagagagttGGTGAAGGAGGAGGCcgatggagggagagggagagggggaggaataAATTGGATTCATTTCTTCCCCAGAGAAATGTCTTACAGGAGGATATTGGGAACATCTTGGTGGAAATGCGATGAGGACAGCCACCCTAAAACATTACAGCCGTGCTTTGGGGAGAATACATCTAAATTACGGGGTTTGCTTGTCACGCCATGCCGGCTAAAATAAGAATTGTAACTTAATCCGGCCAAAAGTCGGAGATAAACGCGCTACCATGAGCTGCTGAGGAGCATCGTGTAAAAAAAACTTCACTGACCCAATTTACTCATGACATAAGATCTGATTTGgagttgaaaaataaaaaaggaaacacactcaccgacatgtatacagtatatacatacacaGGTCTGGCTTAATCAGCAACAGAGCCACGTTTCTTTGTATCGACTTTCACATATAAGGTCAATCAAGAGACTGTGGCTTTTGTTGATTCTGTGTTGAACAGATTACCGGGGCCAAACCACAAACCagtgcagaaaaaaagagacgGATGCTGTGCCATAGCTGAGTAGAATGTATCTTAAGCCAGCCAAAGTGCTGAGGCCACACAATGCGTTTTCTCAAATTATTTCCCAGTCCCTTCTCTTCAGGGAAACTCTTAAGCTGCAGTGTGGAGATAGCTGcctccaaaaaaacaaaccgGAGCTAAAAGAAATCAGCAGCCTTCATTAGTCAAGGGGCTGGCCGACTTtcaagaaacacacatttgctgtTTACAACCTGAGGAAAATTCTGGAGGCCGTACAGCGATATTGAACCAAAAAGGGAGTGACGTCTCATCAGACTTCGTGTTAATTAGCTTTTAGACTGGAGCGCCAAGGTGAGGTGTAAAGAGCCATTTGTTAGGCCGTGATGAGTTTGCGGTCCAATTTGCGAAAGGTCAAGGTAGTGGTTATTTGGTTGTCAAAAATGGTGAAATGTCATCGGTGCCAATGGATCGCTTCTGATAACTGTGATAGCATAATATACAGCGTTCTCATTAGATGGCTCTTTGTGGTTTCTGAAGAATGCTTGGCTGATTGTAGCTGTTATTGTAAGGTTGTTTTGAGTCATTCTCGCTGAATAAATCTAactgtgaaatgtttctttaaggGGAAACAACCAGGGTTTCTTCCAGTGAGGGAGGAAATCACCTGGATCAAAGTGCGCTTTGGCACCGGGACGTGATCAAACTGCTtatgtctttaaatgaaatCACATGTGATTTAGTGGCGGGGAGCTTCCACAGCGGTGCCACAGCATTGTTTCCAAAACTCCTTTAAGCagggaaaatggaaaacagtTGCTGTGCTTGGACTAGGAGAAcacagacggagagagaaagaagaaaacatcaCGACGTGCAGAAAGTAATCGTAATTAAAGCTGAAGGGAGGGTTTTGATGCAGGCCTGCATGGCGTTCTGTGGGGTGCGTTTGGTTTACCATAACAGCGTCCCGGGCCAATTGTCA
The Eleginops maclovinus isolate JMC-PN-2008 ecotype Puerto Natales chromosome 24, JC_Emac_rtc_rv5, whole genome shotgun sequence DNA segment above includes these coding regions:
- the zeb2b gene encoding zinc finger E-box-binding homeobox 2b isoform X2; protein product: MKQEIMADGPRCKRRKQANPRRKNALNYENVVETGSETEEEDKLLVSEEDPLINGTGSPASLTNPEASPRAESHGLLTKEEEDDEMRDSGVEHIWPDNDMLSASVDGTDEMKDDFDTLGPDATLQAVGNGTVKSVDCTSEFEDFFAKRKLDDGDSHVVSIAEYLQRGDTAIIYPEAPEELSRLGTPEATGPEENDLPPGTPDAFAQLLTCPYCDRGYKRLTSLKEHIKYRHEKNEENFACPLCNYTFAYRTQLERHMATHKPARDQHQLLNQAAGNRKFKCTECGKAFKYKHHLKEHLRIHSGEKPYECPNCKKRFSHSGSYSSHISSKKCIGLIAVNGRMRGNMKTGSSPTSSSSSPTNSAITQLRQKLENGKPLGLSEHNNHLSIKTEPLDFNDYKMMMASHGFGAPMQFMNGCMGGNSPLGVHHNSTAQSPLHHLGMAGLESQLLCYPGSLGNNLSEVQKVLQIVDNTVCRQKMDCKPEELSRLKAYMKELGSQVEEQKQALTSSGAQASLPLVNHNGATKSIIDYTLEKVNEAKACLQSLTTDSKRQISDIKREKSNHMFDGGVEEKVQENIMFTPYACQYCKESFNGPIPLHQHERYMCKMNEEIKAVLQPSENLMANKPVMFMEKNSHLSSSMMSEKGLPVQLNPYRDHMSVLKAYFAMNMEPNAEELLKISIAVGLPQEFVKEWFEQRKMYQYGTTRTPPLEHRHNMDMVGSYNHNTPPKDSMAARSPVSLMKPADRITSPSIAELQNNVNNCDNQLRHLKNHQFSGGAKTAGEKLDHSRSNTPSPLNLSSTSSKNSHSSSYTPNSLTSEDLQAEPLDLSVPRLMKEPKHALTVRSRAKVNSINMEHNSIPSPREHFEEPLNLAYLKKEFGTTNNGHLEKSTSPIFGINPFAGKPLYTSLPPQSAFPPATFMPPMQASIPGLRHYPGMDQMGFLPHMAYTYAAGAATFAEMQQRRKYQRKPGFQGDLLDGTADYMSGLDDMTDPDSCLSRKKIKKTESGKRPHQCQICKKAFKHKHHLIEHSRLHSGEKPYQCDKCGKRFSHSGSYSQHMNHRYSYCKREAEEREAAEREAREKGHLEPTELLMSRAYLQGMTPQGYPEMAEREAILRHDAVNGGIREGRKEVEGTYAKIGRRDEFEEEEEESKSMDTDPDTLRDEEENGEHSMDDSSLDGKTETKSDHEDTMEDGM
- the zeb2b gene encoding zinc finger E-box-binding homeobox 2b isoform X1; the protein is MKQEIMADGPRCKRRKQANPRRKNALNYENVVETGSETEEEDKLLVSEEDPLINGTGSPASLTNPEASPRAESHGLLTKEEEDDEMRDSGVEHIWPDNDMLSASVDGTDEMKDDFDTLGPDATLQAVGNGTVKSVDCTSEFEDFFAKRKLDDGDSHVVSIAEYLQRGDTAIIYPEAPEELSRLGTPEATGPEENDLPPGTPDAFAQLLTCPYCDRGYKRLTSLKEHIKYRHEKNEENFACPLCNYTFAYRTQLERHMATHKPARDQHQLLNQAAGNRKFKCTECGKAFKYKHHLKEHLRIHSGEKPYECPNCKKRFSHSGSYSSHISSKKCIGLIAVNGRMRGNMKTGSSPTSSSSSPTNSAITQLRQKLENGKPLGLSEHNNHLSIKTEPLDFNDYKMMMASHGFGAPMQFMNGCMGGNSPLGVHHNSTAQSPLHHLGMAGLESQLLCYPGSLGNNLSEVQKVLQIVDNTVCRQKMDCKPEELSRLKAYMKELGSQVEEQKQALTSSGAQASLPLVNHNGATKSIIDYTLEKVNEAKACLQSLTTDSKRQISDIKREKSNHMFDGGVEEKVQENIMFTPYACQYCKESFNGPIPLHQHERYMCKMNEEIKAVLQPSENLMANKPVMFMEKNSHLSSSMMSEKGLPVQLNPYRDHMSVLKAYFAMNMEPNAEELLKISIAVGLPQEFVKEWFEQRKMYQYGTTRTPPLEHRHNMDMVGSYNHNTPPKDSMAARSPVSLMKPADRITSPSIAELQNNVNNCDNQLRHLKNHQFSGGAKTAGEKLDHSRSNTPSPLNLSSTSSKNSHSSSYTPNSLTSEDLQAEPLDLSVPRLMKEPKHALTVRSRAKVNSINMEHNSIPSPREHFEEPLNLAYLKKEFGTTNNGHLEKSTSPIFGINPFAGKPLYTSLPPQSAFPPATFMPPMQASIPGLRHYPGMDQMGFLPHMAYTYAAGAATFAEMQQRRKYQRKPGFQGDLLDGTADYMSGLDDMTDPDSCLSRKKIKKTESGMYACDLCDKTFQKSSSLLRHKYEHTGKRPHQCQICKKAFKHKHHLIEHSRLHSGEKPYQCDKCGKRFSHSGSYSQHMNHRYSYCKREAEEREAAEREAREKGHLEPTELLMSRAYLQGMTPQGYPEMAEREAILRHDAVNGGIREGRKEVEGTYAKIGRRDEFEEEEEESKSMDTDPDTLRDEEENGEHSMDDSSLDGKTETKSDHEDTMEDGM